The following are encoded in a window of Labrus bergylta chromosome 16, fLabBer1.1, whole genome shotgun sequence genomic DNA:
- the hmox2b gene encoding heme oxygenase 2 translates to MESTANVSNGAGPVYEEKKETLSPHDLSEMLAAGTKEVHEKAENTQFVKDFLRGRIRKELFKLGAVALYYTYSAMEDEIERNKDHPHFAPLYFPAELNRHENLARDLEYFYGPDWETQVKCSQATQRYVDRIHEVGQEDPVLLVAHAYTRYMGDLSGGQVLKKVAQRALKLPSTGEGLEFYQFDAIHSAKAFKQLYRSRMNELELDVETKKKLVAEAVKAFQFNMEVFDELEEMGKSIQEDVLDAGMPVHGATGGDISKCPYYNAKMAASGGSAYACQLAMAVLRHPTGQVLFATWFAALAGLAAWYLM, encoded by the exons ATGGAGTCAACAGCCAACGTGTCCAATGGAGCAGGGCCTGtgtatgaggaaaaaaaagagacactaAG TCCCCACGACCTGTCGGAGATGCTGGCAGCAGGGACGAAAGAGGTCCATGAAAAGGCTGAGAACACACAGTTTGTGAAAGATTTCCTCAGGGGTCGCATCAGAAAAGAGCTTTTCAAG CTTGGTGCCGTTGCACTCTATTATACTTATTCTGCCATGGAGGATGAAATTGAAAGGAACAAAGACCACCCCCACTTTGCCCCTCTATATTTCCCAGCTGAGCTGAACCGTCATGAGAACCTGGCCCGTGACCTTGAATACTTTTATGGTCCTGACTGGGAGACCCAGGTCAAATGTTCTCAGGCCACACAACGGTATGTGGACCGTATTCATGAAGTCGGGCAGGAAGACCCAGTGCTGCTAGTAGCTCATGCCTACACCCGCTACATGGGGGACCTGTCTGGAGGCCAGGTGCTGAAAAAAGTGGCCCAGAGAGCCTTAAAGCTGCCGTCCACAGGCGAGGGCCTTGAATTCTATCAGTTTGATGCCATCCATAGTGCCAAAGCATTCAAGCAGCTGTACCGCAGTCGGATGAACGAGCTCGAACTGGACGtggaaacaaagaagaagctTGTAGCCGAGGCTGTCAAGGCTTTCCAATTCAACATGGAG gtgTTTGATGAGTTGGAAGAGATGGGTAAATCCATCCAGGAGGATGTTTTGGATGCTGGCATGCCCGTCCATGGAGCAACAGGTGGAGACATCAGCAAGTGTCCCTACTATAATGCCAAAATGG CGGCGTCAGGTGGATCAGCATACGCCTGTCAGCTCGCCATGGCTGTGCTCCGACACCCAACGGGACAAGTCCTGTTCGCCACGTGGTTTGCTGCTCTTGCTGGATTGGCTGCGTGGTATTTGATGTGA